TAATTGCTAAAATTACAAGCCATTCTGTCATCTTTTTTCCCTCCTAATTTTTCTTTTATTATCTATCAGAAAAGATTTTTTGTCCTCCGTCTTGAGTATGAAAAAAAGCAGTTCCGTAGCGGAACTGCCTTTTCCTTTATTTACTTGCCGTCTAAAATATTCAGACGAACTTTTTTGGTACCTTCAGTACGTACGCCATAAACAATTGTCCGAATCGCTTTTGCCACTCGACCTTGTTTGCCAATAATACGACCGATATCTTCTGGTGCCACACTCAAATTATACTCATAAAAGTCAGCTGACTCTTCAACATGAAGTTTAACAAGATCAGGCTGAGTAACTAACGGACGAACAATCGTCAAGACTAAATCAGTTAAATCAGTCATCATTCGTCACCTTATTTCGTATATTTTGCTTCGTGGTGTTTTTTCATAACGCCTTGTTTTGAAAGGATGTTACGAACAGTATCAGAAGGTTGTGCACCTTTTTGCAACCAATCAAGTACTAAATCTTCTTTGATTGTTACTTCTGCTGGGTCAATCAAAGGATTGTAAGTACCCACAGTTTCGATGAAACGTCCATCACGAGGAGAACGAGAGTCTGCTACTACGATACGGTAAAAAGGTTTCTTTTTAGAACCCATACGTTTTAAACGGATTTTTACTGCCATTACAATTCCACCTCCATATAATTTAATCACAAGAGGTAGTTTAACAGTTTTTTCGAGTGGTGTAAAGAGTTTTTTCTTTACAGGTAAAATAAAAATTTTTAAAAGAGTTATCAAACCGTTTTCAATAACTTTTTATAAAAAAGCAATCGTTTTTTTATAAAGCTTATCTTTTGTTTTTTGACTGCTTTTCTTGTTATGATTAATGTAATAAAAATATTTAGCAACGAAATCAACACTATAGGAGGAAAATTAACTATGAAAACAATTGGTTTTATCGTTGGTAGTCTAAGAAAAGATTCTTACAATTTAGCAGTTGCAAAAGATTTTGCTAAATTATTGCCCGCTGGTTTTGAAGCAAAGTTTATCGAAATTTCAGATTTGCCTTTTTACAATGAGGATTTAGAAAATGATGCTATGCCAGAGAGTTGGAAGCGACTACGAACAGAAGTTGCTGCAGTTGACGGGATTTTCTTTTTCTCCCCAGAGTATAATCGGTCTGTGCCAGCCGCTTTAAAAAATGCTTTGGATGTGGGTTCTCGTCCCATGGGTTCTAGTGTTTGGGGTGGTAAACCAGCACTTGTTGTTACCGCTTCTCCTGGTGGTGTCGGAGGTTTTGGCGCTAACCATCATTTACGGCAATCACTTGTCTTTTTAGATATGCCAACCTTGCAACAGCCAGAAGCTTATATCGGTGGCATTCACAATCTTGTGAAAGAAGATGGGACGATTGTAGAAGATACAGAAAAATTCTTCCAATTAATTGTGGACAAATATATTGTATTTTTCAATAAATTAACAGCATAATTTTTAAACGACCCAACAAAGAAAATCACTTATTTTCTTTGTTGGTTTTTTGTTTTGTTTTGTACTTCTTCATAACGAAAACACGTGACTAAGTGATCATTCACAATTCCAATTGCTTGTAAAAAAGCATAAATAATTGTACTCCCAACAAATTTAAACCCGCGTTTTTTCAAATCTTTCGTAATTTCATCTGATAATTCTGTACGTGTTGGTATCTCCTCGCTCTTATTGAAATGATGGACTATCGGCTTCCCTTCTACAAAATGCCACAAATAATTCGAAAAACTTCCCCACTCATGTTGAATTTCTAAAACACATTTGGCATTTATAATTGCCGCATTTATTTTTAGTCGATTTCGAATAATTCCCGCATTCTCAAGTAGTTCTGTTACTTTTTTTTCATCAAAATTTGCTACTTTTTCAATGTTGAAACTTTCATAAGCCACCTCAAAAGCATCACTTTTGTTCAAAATGGTTTGCCAACTTAGCCCAGCTTGATTTATATCCAAAATTAATTTACGAAATAAGCGCTGATCGTTATATTCAGCTACTCCCCAGACTGTATCATGATATTCCTTCATTGCTTGATTTCCTTTATTTGCCCACTCACATCTTTTCATTTTTACTCTCCTTATCATATTTTTTCTTTTATTGTAACAAAGAAATTCAAAAATACTTGCTTTTCAAAAGTGTACTGCTTATACTAGTACACGTAATCTATAATTAATTTTCTCCTATTTACGAATTATTAATAAGAAAGGAGTGCCTTATGTTTACGATTGATAAAAATAGCAGTAAGCCTTATTACGAACAACTAGTTCTTGGTATAAAACAACAAGTAGTAACCGGCGTTTTACAATCTGGTGATCGGCTACCTTCTGTCCGTGAACTGGCAAAAGAGTTATTAATGAACCCCAACACGATTAGTAAAGCATACAAAGTTTTAGAAACTGAAAATGTGATTGTAACGGTTAAAGGGAAAGGAACCTTTGTAAAAAATAGCCAAGATATGCCACGAGACGAAGTACGCATCAAGCAACTAAAACAAAATTTCCAAGAATTAATAATCGAAGCCATGCAGCTACAAGTAACAAAAAAAGAACTTATCTATTGGCTTGAAGAATCGCAGTTAGAAGGAGGACCACTCAAATGAAAATAGCCAAATTAAAAAAGGTAATTGGTTCAAAAAACGTTTTAACCGATATTGACTTTACTTTGTATGAAAATGAAATTGTTGGTCTAATTGGGCGAAATGGTTCAGGAAAAACTACTTTGTTTCGTACGATTGCCGGTCACTATCGACCAGATGAAGGTAGCATTACAATTAATGGGCAAAATATAGCAACAGAAACAAAATTAAAAACTGAAATATTTTATATTGATGAATTGGATAACTTTTTAAAATATTATACGTTGCAAAGTATTAACGATTTTTATCGTACCGCCTATCCAACATTTAACCAAGATCTTTATTTGCAATTAATGAAAGAACATGGCTTAAATCAGCGGCTACAATATCGTAAAATGTCAAAAGGGATGCAAGGTTTGTACCAAATGATCTTAGCTATTTCATCTCGTGCCAAATACCTTTTATTAGATGAACCATTTGATGGTTTAGATATTATTGTTCGAAAAAAAGTGATTGGTCTATTATTAACACATTTATCTGAAGAGAAGCGTTGTGCACTGATTGCCTCTCATAATCTACAAGAATTAGAAGGTATCATCGATCGTGCCCTCTTGATTAAAGGTCAAACAATTGCAAAAGATTACACCTTAGAAAATATGCGCGCAAATGCCCGCAAAATTCAACTTGTTTTTCGTACAAAACAGCTACCACCAATTGTTAAAGAGAATTCCAAACTGATTACTATACAAGGACGCGTGATTGTAGCAGTCTTTGAAAACTATAATTCGGAGTTAGCTACCACAATTAAAAGTTATGATCCTTTGGTTTTTGAAGAACTACCGCTAACCTTGGAAGATCTTTTTGAAGCCAACTTACAAAAAGAACAATTATTGGTTTAGGAAAGGAGTTTAGTATGTTAAAAAGAATTTATTTAAAACGATATGGTAAAACCTTGATTGCCTTTGCCATTCTAATTTTTGGTCTTTATTTCTTAAATGCCCACGGTACGGTTTCCAGTTGGCACGCACAAAATAAGTATTATCATTCCTCAGATTTTGAAAGATCCTTCAAAGAACAACCAGAATCTTTTACTTATTGGGATGATAAACTTGAAAAAGATATGACTTACACTTCTATCAAAGAGTATATTAGCGATCAATTGTATGTATACGGTCGCGCTTATCCAGATCACCACATTTCAGCGCAACAAGCGCAAGAATATAATCCTAAGACCACTTATTTTACGCGATTTGGTGGAGACTTTAATATTTTAACTATCTTTATTGTTAGTTTAGCAGGTTTTCTAATTTTCTTTGTGGATGAAAAAACGGCCTTTAATCGTTTCTTGTTTGGCTTGCCGCAAAAACGCAAACAACTTTTTGGTGCCAAACTCCTTTATGTAGCACTACCCATTTTGATGATTTTCTTACTTGCTCAACTGTTTTATATCACTTATTTAAAAATTGGAATTCCCGACCCTTACCTAAATGCTAGTTGGAGCCAATTAATTCACTCTATTATAAATAATTTTAGTTTGACCATTTTACTATTTGCAGTTAGTATCTTCATTGGCTCCATGGTAGGAAATTTGGCATTTGGTCCTTTAACCTGGGTAATTTTTAGTTTTTTGGCCAGTTTGATACCAAGTTCAGTTAGCAACTTTTTCAATCTTTTTTCTTTCAACCAACCAAAAGGGTACCCCTTTAATCTAGAAAATTTATTTATTGTTCGTATTGGTAAAACTGGCGGATATTGGTGGATGATCCCGATTTTCCTAGTCATTTCCTTATTATTTATCTGGTGGACTTATCGAAAATTTAAAAACTTATCTTTAGAAAACGATGGCGACTACTTGCTTCATCATAGTTCTCGCTGGCCAGTTTGGTTTTTGATGTGGGGATTTACCAGTTTTATTGCATTAAATTATTTTACAAATCCCTGGCAAACTTATTTGGTATTGAAAGATAGCAGTAAAGCTGTTTCACTTTTTAGTACAATTTCTTCAACCGCTTTGGTTTTAGTAATATTGGGTTTGGTTCTATTTGTCGTAGTGTTCTTCTCTTCTATTAAAAATGTCTGGCAAAACTATCGTGGGAAAAGAAATAATTTAGACGTAACACGATTTTAGAATTAAAATTTACACAAACCAAATTAATTCTGCTATTTTTTGTAAAACGTCATGGATTTAATCCAGACGTTTTCTTTTTTTTAGCGTTTTCTTGTTATACTTATACATATTAAAGTATATAGCTTAAGGAGGAAAACAATGATTAAACTTATTATTAGTGATTTGGATGGTACGTTTTTAAATAGTCAAAGTAATTTTGATGAAAAACTATATCAAGAAGTACGTCAAATTATGCACCGTCAAAACGTTGTATTTGCCCCTTGTACCGGTAAGCAATGCGAACGAGTAGAAGATTTATTCAAAAATGTCGGTAGTGAAGATTTATGGATTTTAGGCGATAGCGCGACGCGCATTAAACATCAAGGGTCGTACTTATATGAATCGCTCCTCCCCAATGAAATCGGTAAAAAAATAATTTCTAAACTACAAAGCATTCATGAAGACTTGACGATTATTGCTTGTACGCAAAAAGCAGCTATTATTAGTGTAGACACTTCTATAGACAACGAAAAAATGGTACGCGGATCTTATAAAGTTGTTGAAAAAACAACGGATTATCAAAATATTACCACTGACTTTGTCAAAATTACGGTTTACGATAAAAAATTAAGAAGTTATGAGGTGACACCACAATTAGCTGAATTTAAAGAGCAGGCTTATATTGTAGCTTCTGAAGGAGCTTGGATTGACATTACCAATTTTGGTGTGCACAAAAGACACACAGTGGAAAAATTACAACAAATTTTAAATGTGACACCCCAAGAAACAATGGTCTTTGGCGATGGCCATAACGACTTAGAGCTCATGCAAGCCGGTACATTTAGTTTTGCGATGCGCAATGCTTTTGAAGAAACTAAAGATTTCGCCAATTATATCTGCCGTAGCAACGATGAAAATGGTGTTTTACTAACGATACGACAATTATTATCTTTACAAGAAAAGCATTAGGTTTGGAAAGACACTATTTTCAACACGCAAAGTACAGGATTTGGTGTTTGCTATAGCATCAAATTCTGTACTTTTATTTCGTAGCAATAAATAAATAATGCGGCATCATCACATTGCGGTAGTTTTTGATAAATCGTTCTTTTACCACCATTTGATTACGAATGGCTACATTCATTGAAGCTATGTTGGTATCGCGTACAATCGAAACGACTGTTGTTGCCCCTAGAGTATTAAACGCATATTCTTTTACCGCTTGGGCTGCTTCTGTAGCATAGCCTTTTTTCCAAGCATCATAGACCAAATGATAGCCAATTTCCAAATAAGTCTTCCCATTGACCACTTGATTGGTCAAACCGCACTCCCCAATAATTTTACCGTCCTTTTTGCAAACCATCGCAAAAAGACCATATCCTTTTTCTTGATATAATTTTAAATTCCAATTTAGCCACGCTATGACTTCTTCATCTGAAAAAGCACCTTCATAGGCATACATGACCCGTTCATCTTGCAAAAATTGAGATAAAGCAAACGCTTCTCCTTTTTGCCATGGACGTAAGATTAGACGTTTTGTTTCAATTTTCATCTGATTATGCTCCCAATTCTTTATTTTGATTAGTTTGTTACTTAATCAAAAACCCGAATAACTAAGATACAATACAAAACAGCAGATTTTTAAAATCAAGACCGTTAAAACTGTAACTCTTATTCGGGTTTTACCGCTTATAAAACTACTAAAGCCTATGCTTATTTACGTTTTTTCTTTTTCTTTTGTTTTTTCATCATACGATTCATGGCCATTTTCCCCATCTTACCTTTAATACCAGAACCAAACATTTGATCCATTCCCGCTGGCATTTGACCTTTTGTCATTTGCTGCATCATTTTACGTGCTTCTTTGAATTGTTTAATCATGCGATTGACTTCAACAACCGAGTTACCAGAACCTGCAGCAATACGGCGTCGCCGGCTTGGATTAAGTAAGTCTGGATTTTCCCGTTCCACTGGTGTCATTGACATTACCATTGCTTTTTGACGAGCAATCTGTTTGGGATCGACTTTAACATTTTCAATCCCTGGCATTTGGCTCATTCCTGGAATCATCTTTAATAAATCTTCTAAAGGTCCCATTCCCATGACTTGATCCATTTGTTCAATGAAATCATTAAAGTCAAAGGTATTTTCCTTCATTTTTTTTGCTAATTCTTCTGCTTTCTTCTCATCGTAATCTTGTTGTGCCTTTTCAATTAAGGTCAACATATCTCCCATGCCTAAAATACGGCTTGCCATACGATCAGGATGGAAGACTTCTAAGTCTGTTAATTTCTCACCAGTACCGGTAAATTTGATCGGTGCACCGGTTACTTGACGAATCGAAAGGGCTGCCCCACCGCGAGTATCCCCATCCAATTTTGTAATAACAACCCCGGTAATTCCCAATTGTTGATTAAAACTATCCGCAACCGTGACTGCATCTTGCCCCGTCATAGCATCTACAACTAAAAGAATTTCATTTGGTTGAGCAATTTCTTTGATTTGTTTTAACTCGTCCATTAACTTTTCGTCAATATGCAATCGACCAGCCGTATCGATTAAAACATAATCATTTTTCTTTTCTCGCGCCAGTTCCATCCCTTGACGTACAATTTCTACTGGACTAACATCTGTTCCCATATCAAATACGGGAACATTTAATTGTTGTCCCAAAACCTTCAATTGATCAATCGCAGCAGGACGATAAACGTCACCGGCAATCATCAACGGGCGCGCTTTTTCCGTTTTAATCAGTTGATTGGCAAGTTTACCAGCAAATGTTGTTTTACCAGCTCCTTGCAAACCAACCATCATGATAACAGTTGGGATTTTTGGTGATTTGTTTAAACCTTCTGTTTCGCTTCCGAGAGTTTTTGTTAACTCTTCGTCAACAATTTTAACAATTTGTTGAGCTGGTGATAAGCTGTCTAAGACTTCTGTTCCAACGGCTCTTTCCCGTACATTT
The genomic region above belongs to Enterococcus saigonensis and contains:
- a CDS encoding KH domain-containing protein; the protein is MTDLTDLVLTIVRPLVTQPDLVKLHVEESADFYEYNLSVAPEDIGRIIGKQGRVAKAIRTIVYGVRTEGTKKVRLNILDGK
- the rpsP gene encoding 30S ribosomal protein S16, with product MAVKIRLKRMGSKKKPFYRIVVADSRSPRDGRFIETVGTYNPLIDPAEVTIKEDLVLDWLQKGAQPSDTVRNILSKQGVMKKHHEAKYTK
- a CDS encoding NADPH-dependent FMN reductase, with the protein product MKTIGFIVGSLRKDSYNLAVAKDFAKLLPAGFEAKFIEISDLPFYNEDLENDAMPESWKRLRTEVAAVDGIFFFSPEYNRSVPAALKNALDVGSRPMGSSVWGGKPALVVTASPGGVGGFGANHHLRQSLVFLDMPTLQQPEAYIGGIHNLVKEDGTIVEDTEKFFQLIVDKYIVFFNKLTA
- a CDS encoding DNA-3-methyladenine glycosylase I, which gives rise to MKRCEWANKGNQAMKEYHDTVWGVAEYNDQRLFRKLILDINQAGLSWQTILNKSDAFEVAYESFNIEKVANFDEKKVTELLENAGIIRNRLKINAAIINAKCVLEIQHEWGSFSNYLWHFVEGKPIVHHFNKSEEIPTRTELSDEITKDLKKRGFKFVGSTIIYAFLQAIGIVNDHLVTCFRYEEVQNKTKNQQRK
- a CDS encoding GntR family transcriptional regulator, whose amino-acid sequence is MFTIDKNSSKPYYEQLVLGIKQQVVTGVLQSGDRLPSVRELAKELLMNPNTISKAYKVLETENVIVTVKGKGTFVKNSQDMPRDEVRIKQLKQNFQELIIEAMQLQVTKKELIYWLEESQLEGGPLK
- a CDS encoding ATP-binding cassette domain-containing protein — its product is MKIAKLKKVIGSKNVLTDIDFTLYENEIVGLIGRNGSGKTTLFRTIAGHYRPDEGSITINGQNIATETKLKTEIFYIDELDNFLKYYTLQSINDFYRTAYPTFNQDLYLQLMKEHGLNQRLQYRKMSKGMQGLYQMILAISSRAKYLLLDEPFDGLDIIVRKKVIGLLLTHLSEEKRCALIASHNLQELEGIIDRALLIKGQTIAKDYTLENMRANARKIQLVFRTKQLPPIVKENSKLITIQGRVIVAVFENYNSELATTIKSYDPLVFEELPLTLEDLFEANLQKEQLLV
- a CDS encoding ABC-2 family transporter permease, which gives rise to MLKRIYLKRYGKTLIAFAILIFGLYFLNAHGTVSSWHAQNKYYHSSDFERSFKEQPESFTYWDDKLEKDMTYTSIKEYISDQLYVYGRAYPDHHISAQQAQEYNPKTTYFTRFGGDFNILTIFIVSLAGFLIFFVDEKTAFNRFLFGLPQKRKQLFGAKLLYVALPILMIFLLAQLFYITYLKIGIPDPYLNASWSQLIHSIINNFSLTILLFAVSIFIGSMVGNLAFGPLTWVIFSFLASLIPSSVSNFFNLFSFNQPKGYPFNLENLFIVRIGKTGGYWWMIPIFLVISLLFIWWTYRKFKNLSLENDGDYLLHHSSRWPVWFLMWGFTSFIALNYFTNPWQTYLVLKDSSKAVSLFSTISSTALVLVILGLVLFVVVFFSSIKNVWQNYRGKRNNLDVTRF
- a CDS encoding HAD family hydrolase translates to MIKLIISDLDGTFLNSQSNFDEKLYQEVRQIMHRQNVVFAPCTGKQCERVEDLFKNVGSEDLWILGDSATRIKHQGSYLYESLLPNEIGKKIISKLQSIHEDLTIIACTQKAAIISVDTSIDNEKMVRGSYKVVEKTTDYQNITTDFVKITVYDKKLRSYEVTPQLAEFKEQAYIVASEGAWIDITNFGVHKRHTVEKLQQILNVTPQETMVFGDGHNDLELMQAGTFSFAMRNAFEETKDFANYICRSNDENGVLLTIRQLLSLQEKH
- a CDS encoding GNAT family N-acetyltransferase, producing the protein MKIETKRLILRPWQKGEAFALSQFLQDERVMYAYEGAFSDEEVIAWLNWNLKLYQEKGYGLFAMVCKKDGKIIGECGLTNQVVNGKTYLEIGYHLVYDAWKKGYATEAAQAVKEYAFNTLGATTVVSIVRDTNIASMNVAIRNQMVVKERFIKNYRNVMMPHYLFIATK
- the ffh gene encoding signal recognition particle protein; this encodes MAFENLTERLQQAMSKLRKKGKITEADVTEMMREIRLALLEADVNLKVVKEFVKNVRERAVGTEVLDSLSPAQQIVKIVDEELTKTLGSETEGLNKSPKIPTVIMMVGLQGAGKTTFAGKLANQLIKTEKARPLMIAGDVYRPAAIDQLKVLGQQLNVPVFDMGTDVSPVEIVRQGMELAREKKNDYVLIDTAGRLHIDEKLMDELKQIKEIAQPNEILLVVDAMTGQDAVTVADSFNQQLGITGVVITKLDGDTRGGAALSIRQVTGAPIKFTGTGEKLTDLEVFHPDRMASRILGMGDMLTLIEKAQQDYDEKKAEELAKKMKENTFDFNDFIEQMDQVMGMGPLEDLLKMIPGMSQMPGIENVKVDPKQIARQKAMVMSMTPVERENPDLLNPSRRRRIAAGSGNSVVEVNRMIKQFKEARKMMQQMTKGQMPAGMDQMFGSGIKGKMGKMAMNRMMKKQKKKKKRK